The following coding sequences are from one Caloenas nicobarica isolate bCalNic1 chromosome 25, bCalNic1.hap1, whole genome shotgun sequence window:
- the PURB gene encoding transcriptional regulator protein Pur-beta, whose product MADGDSGSERGGSGGFGTARGGGGGGGSGGGAGSGGGSGGAGPEQETQELASKRLDIQNKRFYLDVKQNAKGRFLKIAEVGAGGSKSRLTLSMAVAAEFRDYLGDFIEHYAQLGPSSPEQLAQAAGAPGEDGAGPGPRRALKSEFLVRENRKYYLDLKENQRGRFLRIRQTVNRGPGGPGGFPGGPPGLQSGQTIALPAQGLIEFRDALAKLIDDYGGEEDELGGPGGGGPGGGGLYGELPEGTSITVDSKRFFFDVGCNKYGVFLRVSEVKPSYRNAITVPYKAWAKFGGAFCRYAEEMRDIQERQRDKLYDRRAGPPGPGSGSGAGDDSDGDDVDDD is encoded by the coding sequence ATGGCGGACGGGGACAGCGGCAGCGagcgcggcggcagcggcgggttCGGCACCGCCCGCGGAGGAGGCGGCGGAGgagggagcggcggcggggccgggtcCGGAGGGGGGtccggcggggcgggcccggaGCAGGAGACGCAGGAACTGGCGTCGAAGCGGCTGGACATCCAGAACAAGCGCTTCTACCTGGACGTGAAGCAGAACGCCAAGGGCCGCTTCCTCAAGATCGCCGAGGTGGGCGCGGGCGGCTCCAAGAGCCGCCTCACCCTCTCCATGGCCGTGGCCGCCGAGTTCCGCGACTACCTGGGCGACTTCATCGAGCACTACGCGCAGCTGGGCCCGTCCAGCCCCGAGCAGCTCGCCCAGGCCGCCGGGGCCCCCGGGGAGGACGGCGCCGGTcccggcccccgccgcgcccTCAAGAGCGAGTTCCTGGTGCGGGAGAACCGCAAATATTACCTGGACCTGAAGGAAAACCAGCGCGGGCGCTTCCTCCGCATCCGCCAGACCGTCAACCGCGGgcccggggggccgggggggttcCCCGGGGGCCCCCCCGGGTTGCAGAGCGGCCAAACCATCGCGCTGCCGGCGCAGGGGCTGATCGAGTTCCGCGACGCCCTGGCCAAGCTCATCGACGACTACGGGGGCGAGGAGGACGAGCtgggcggccccgggggcggggggccgggcggcggggggctcTACGGGGAGCTGCCCGAGGGCACCTCCATCACCGTGGACTCCAAACGCTTTTTCTTCGACGTGGGGTGCAACAAATACGGCGTTTTCCTGCGGGTGAGCGAGGTGAAGCCCTCGTACCGCAACGCCATCACCGTCCCCTACAAGGCCTGGGCCAAGTTCGGCGGCGCCTTCTGCCGCTACGCCGAGGAGATGCGCGACATCCAGGAGCGCCAGCGGGACAAGCTCTACGACCGACGTGCCGGCCCCCCGGGACCCGGCAGTGGCAGCGGTGCCGGCGACGACTCCGACGGCGACGACGTGGATGACGACTGA
- the LOC135998526 gene encoding cytochrome c oxidase subunit 5B, mitochondrial, whose amino-acid sequence MASRLLRVSTALRLLPAASARAAPARGLAVPGGLASDEEQATGLERKVLEAMNKGLDPYSMFRPKRYAGTKEDPNLVPSITNKRIVGCVCEEDNSYVIWFWLHKGEAQRCPSCGAHYKLIPHELPH is encoded by the exons ATGGCCTCAAGGTTACTGCGGGTGAGCACGGCCCTGCGGCTCCTGCCCGCGGCCTccgcccgcgccgcgcccgcccGCGGCCTCGCCGTGCCCG GCGGCCTGGCCAGCGATGAGGAGCAGGCGACGGGGTTGGAGCGGAAGGTGCTGGAGGCCATGAACAAAGGCCTG gacccctacAGCATGTTCCGGCCCAAGCGCTACGCGGGGACCAAGGAGGACCCCAACCTCGTTCCCTCCATCACCAACAAGCGCATCGTGGGCTGCGTCT GTGAAGAGGACAACAGCTACGTCATCTGGTTCTGGCTGCACAAGGGGGAGGCCCAGCGCTGCCCCTCCTGCGGTGCCCACTACAAGCTCATCCCCCACGAGCTGCCCCACTGA
- the LOC135998379 gene encoding calsenilin-like, with protein sequence MQGMELCAGAVLVLLFIAVLKQFGILEPISAEDAGDTDLELSAARHQPEELEKLLARTKFTKAELQALYRGFKSECPSGLVDEETFTGIYSRFFPQGDASAYAHFLFDAFDADRDGALCFQDFAMGLSALLRGTVRQRLEWAFNLYDLNKDGCVTKEEMLQVIKSIYAMLGRSTRPPPRDSAPAEHVEIFFQKMDRDGDGVVTLDEFLDTCQQDGDIMSSMRIFENVI encoded by the exons ATGCAGGGCATGGAGCTGTGTGCCGGGGCCGTGCTCGTCCTGCTCTTCATCGCCGTCCTCAAGCAGTTCGGCATCCTGGAACCCATCTCCGCCGAAG ACGCTGGTGACACCGACCTGGAGCTCTCAGCTGCGCGGCACCAAccggaggagctggagaagctgctggcaCGGACCAAATTCACCAAAGCGGAGCTGCAGGCACTTTATCGTGGCTTCAAAAGT GAGTGTCCCAGCGGCCTCGTGGACGAGGAAACCTTCACTGGGATTTATTCGCGGTTTTTCCCCCAAGGCG ACGCCAGTGCCTACGCGCACTTCTTGTTCGACGCCTTCGACGCCGACCGCGACGGGGCTCTGTGCTTCCAG GACTTTGCCATGGGGCTCTCGGCGTTGCTGCGGGGGACAGTGCGGCAGCGGCTGGAGTGGGCGTTCAACCTCTACGACCTCAACAAGGACGGCTGCGTCACCAAGGAG gagatgctgcaggtcatcaagtccatctACGCCATGCTGGGGCGCAGCAcccggcccccgccgcgggACAGCGCGCCCGCCGAGCACGTGGAGATCTTCTTCCAG aagatggacagggacggggacggCGTGGTGACCCTGGATGAGTTCCTGGACACGTGTCAGCAG GACGGGGATATCATGAGCTCCATGCGGATCTTCGAGAACGTCATTTAA
- the LOC135998509 gene encoding fumarylacetoacetate hydrolase domain-containing protein 2-like → MHLARAMRLVRFRGPGGAEPRLGLEEAPGGALVDLSAAEPALPGSMRSLLESGPPALAAAHRALLSGQFRVPRDGVQLLAPLGDPQKLICVGLNYRDHCGEQGARVPTDPVIFNKFPSAIAGPFDDIVLPQESSQVDWEVELAAVIGKKGRHIEESVALDHVVGFMVANDVSARDWQMRNGRQWLLGKTFDTFCPLGPALVTKEAVTDVHNLRIRCSVNGQVMQDSSTSQLIFPLPKLIAWVSRFVTLVPGDILLTGTPAGVGFFRKPPVFLKHGDEVQCEIEQLGVICNRVV, encoded by the exons ATGCACCTGGCAAGGGCCATGCGGCTGGTTCGGTTccgggggcccgggggggccgAGCCccggctggggctggaggaggcgCCGGGGGGGGCCCTGGTTGACCTGAGCGCGGCCGAGCCGGCGCTGCCGGGATCCATGAGATCCCTCCTGGAGAGCGGCCCCCCCGCCCTGGCCGCCGCACACAG GGCGCTGCTGTCCGGCCAGTTCCGGGTGCCGCGGGACGGGGTTCAGCTGCTGGCGCCGCTGGGGGACCCCCAGAAGCTGATCTGCGTGGGGCTCAACTACCGCGACCACTGCGGCGAGCAGGGCGCCCGCGTCCCCACCGACCCCGTCATCTTCAACAAGTTCCCCAGCGCCATCGCCGGCCCCTTCGACGACATCGTGCTGCCCCAGGAGAGCAGC CAGGTGGACTGGGAGGTGGAACTGGCTGCCGTCATCGGGAAGAAGGGGCGGCACATCGAG GAGTCGGTGGCCCTGGACCACGTCGTGGGGTTCATGGTGGCCAACGACGTGAGCGCCCGGGACTGGCAGATGCGCAACGGGCGGCAGTGGCTGCTGGGGAAAACCTTTGACACCTTCTGTCCCCTGGGGCCGGCCCTTGTCACCAAAGAGGCCGTGACAG ACGTCCACAACCTGCGCATCCGCTGCAGCGTCAATGGGCAGGTGATGcaggacagcagcaccagccaactcatcttccccctccccaaactcATCGCCTGGGTCTCCCG CTTTGTCACATTGGTCCCCGGGGACATCTTGCTGACAGGAACCCCTGCTGGCGTGGGGTTTTTTCGGAAACCCCCCGTGTTTCTTAAG CACGGGGACGAGGTGCAGTGTGAGATCGAGCAGCTGGGCGTCATCTGCAACCGGGTGGTGTGA